A genomic stretch from Erigeron canadensis isolate Cc75 chromosome 9, C_canadensis_v1, whole genome shotgun sequence includes:
- the LOC122582184 gene encoding protein tas-like: MAGVPLTNLTPNLLVSKLCFGTMTFGEQNSLSQSFNLLDKAFDSGINFFDSAEMYPVPQRAETQGQSEEYFGRWLRERNIPRDHVVFATKVSGPSGQMTWIRGGPTRLDSRNITEAIDNSLLRSQTDYIDLYQVHWPDRYVPMFGEIDYDPARQFNSVSFDEQLDALGRAVDAGKIRYIGVSNETPYGVMKFLQAAEKNPTYPRIVSIQNSYNLLCRNFDSGLAECCHLESVRLLAYSPLAMGVLSGKYLLSHGGADDARLNLFKGRYSEGESRYNLSNPTIRDATKAYISIAERYGIHPVSLAIAFVLRHPLVSSAIFGATKLWQLEEVVNACDVKLTPEIIAHIDEIHSRFPNPCS; this comes from the exons ATGGCAGGAGTTCCTCTAACAAACCTTACCCCCAATCTCCTTGTTTCCAAGCTCTGTTTtg GAACAATGACATTTGGTGAGCAAAATTCATTATCTCAATCCTTCAATCTTTTAGATAAAGCTTTCGATTCCGGTATCAATTTCTTCGATTCCGCTGAAAT gtaTCCGGTGCCACAACGTGCAGAAACTCAAGGACAAAGCGAAGAATACTTCGGTCGATGGCTTCGAGAGCGAAACATACCTCGTGATCATGTCGTTTTTGCCACCAag GTTAGTGGTCCTTCAGGGCAAATGACTTGGATTCGAGGTGGTCCAACGAGGTTAGATAGCAGGAATATAACAGAGGCTATAGACAACAG TTTGCTGCGATCACAGACTGATTATATTGATCTTTATCAAGTGCACTGGCCTGATCG CTATGTTCCGATGTTTGGAGAAATTGATTACGATCCTGCCAGACAATTTAATTCTGTTAGTTTTGATGAGCAGCTGGATGCTCTAGGAAGAGCAGTTGATGCTGGAAAG ATCAGATATATTGGAGTCAGTAATGAAACACCATATGGGGTCATGAAGTTCTTACAAGCAGCTGAGAAAAACCCCACATATCCAAGGATAGTGTCTATTCAG AACTCGTACAATTTACTATGCCGAAATTTTGATTCAGGATTGGCAGAGTGCTGTCATTTGGAGAG CGTAAGATTATTGGCTTATAGCCCTTTGGCAATGGGTGTTCTTTCTGGAAAGTATCTGTTATCTCATGGTGGAGCAGATGATGCCCGTTTGAATCTTTTCAAAGGCAGGTATTCAGAAGGGGAATCCAGATACAACCTTTCAAATCCCACCATTAGAGATGCTACTAAA GCTTACATTTCTATTGCAGAGCGTTATGGTATCCATCCGGTATCTCTTGCCATCG CCTTTGTATTGAGACACCCTCTTGTGAGCAGTGCCATTTTCGGAGCTACAAAGTTATGGCAACTTGAAGAGGTTGTAAATGCATGTGATGTAAAACTTACTCCAGAAATCATTGCACACATAGATGAAATTCATTCAAGGTTTCCTAATCCTTGCTCTTGA